In one window of Bifidobacterium sp. WK041_4_12 DNA:
- a CDS encoding endonuclease/exonuclease/phosphatase family protein produces MTRASHSYHDGDTQALPLATGAAEQASGRMSYASSGNGSNQGMWGSKQDHQKSPRKSRERRRASRRHTSHSFLSFLLWIASAFIIAVMVIRILPANIADSGFMPLIVSFVPWLGIASALILILALVWRRKVLALVSVACILVQIFWHIGYIKPTTTISQAAKTAVTSATVNTSDKYARIMTFNTHTGTADVNEIVQTVKDQHVEVLALQEMTQGFIQRLEAAGISKVLPYSVIASTKHGDNGGVNGLWTAAAQSNVNSNLIPTDASSIPAASITLGTTTVRFGSVHPNSPTRGQQSVWSAGLDTISSLKNYDHTYVLMGDFNSTWDHPSFRSLLGSKFVDSSEQAGEGFHMTYPANSKIPPLIEIDHIVHTSGVSVGDLETVQIADSDHRALLATIEA; encoded by the coding sequence ATGACGAGGGCTTCGCATTCCTACCATGACGGCGATACCCAGGCCTTGCCGCTGGCAACAGGTGCGGCAGAACAAGCATCTGGCCGAATGAGCTACGCATCATCTGGCAATGGCAGCAATCAAGGCATGTGGGGCAGCAAGCAAGACCATCAGAAAAGCCCTCGGAAATCTCGCGAACGCAGGCGTGCAAGTCGCAGGCATACAAGTCATAGTTTCCTCAGTTTCCTGCTGTGGATCGCATCGGCATTCATCATCGCGGTTATGGTGATTCGCATCTTGCCTGCGAACATTGCCGACAGTGGGTTCATGCCGCTGATCGTATCCTTCGTGCCATGGCTTGGAATCGCTTCCGCTCTTATTCTGATTCTGGCACTTGTCTGGCGGCGCAAAGTCCTGGCTCTGGTGAGCGTAGCGTGCATTCTCGTACAGATTTTTTGGCATATCGGCTACATCAAGCCGACCACGACGATCTCCCAAGCCGCAAAAACCGCAGTTACGAGCGCCACCGTCAACACAAGCGACAAGTATGCGCGAATCATGACTTTCAACACGCACACTGGAACGGCTGATGTCAATGAAATCGTGCAGACCGTGAAAGACCAGCATGTCGAGGTGCTTGCTCTGCAAGAGATGACGCAGGGATTCATTCAGCGGCTCGAAGCAGCCGGAATCTCCAAGGTTCTCCCTTATTCGGTGATTGCAAGCACCAAGCATGGTGACAATGGCGGCGTCAACGGCTTGTGGACGGCAGCTGCGCAGAGCAATGTGAACTCGAATCTGATCCCGACCGACGCATCGAGCATTCCTGCCGCATCGATAACGCTGGGGACGACAACCGTCCGCTTTGGATCCGTTCACCCCAACTCTCCCACTCGCGGGCAGCAGAGCGTGTGGAGTGCGGGCCTCGACACCATCAGTTCTCTGAAGAACTATGACCATACATACGTGCTTATGGGTGATTTCAACTCGACCTGGGATCATCCGAGTTTCCGTTCGTTGCTGGGCTCGAAGTTCGTGGACTCGTCAGAGCAGGCAGGCGAAGGATTCCATATGACATATCCCGCGAACTCGAAGATTCCGCCGCTGATTGAGATCGACCATATCGTTCATACCAGCGGAGTTTCTGTCGGCGATTTGGAAACCGTCCAGATCGCTGACAGCGACCACCGCGCGCTGCTCGCCACAATCGAAGCCTAG
- a CDS encoding response regulator, protein MRILIADDDPQFLKALHITLRSQGYDIVSARDGIECIRVAAQSSPDMLILDLGMPRMDGMRVIQAVRGWTTAPILVVSGRASEREKVEALDAGADDYVIKPVSIEELLARIRALGRRIDSSVGENEEPLVRIGDVTVDLGAHSIYKAHQGREIDIKLTPTEWKMLDILVRNRGKLVTRQDMLTHIWGSEHISDSGYLRLYMSQLRKKIEENPSEPTHLLTETGMGYRLVL, encoded by the coding sequence ATGAGAATATTGATAGCGGACGATGATCCGCAATTCCTCAAGGCATTGCATATCACTCTGCGCTCGCAGGGATACGACATCGTGTCCGCGCGCGACGGCATAGAATGCATCCGCGTCGCAGCGCAAAGCTCACCGGACATGCTGATTCTTGATTTGGGCATGCCCAGAATGGACGGCATGAGAGTTATCCAAGCGGTTCGTGGATGGACTACAGCTCCCATTTTGGTGGTTTCCGGTCGTGCAAGCGAGCGGGAGAAGGTCGAAGCCCTTGATGCGGGCGCCGATGACTATGTCATCAAACCGGTTTCCATAGAGGAGTTGCTCGCCCGCATCCGTGCCTTGGGGCGTCGCATAGACAGCAGTGTCGGTGAGAACGAAGAACCCCTTGTCCGCATTGGAGACGTGACGGTGGATCTTGGCGCGCATAGCATCTACAAGGCACATCAGGGCAGGGAAATCGACATCAAACTCACCCCAACCGAATGGAAGATGCTTGACATTCTGGTGCGCAACCGTGGCAAACTGGTCACCAGACAGGACATGCTGACCCACATTTGGGGGAGCGAACATATCAGCGACAGCGGGTATCTGCGTCTGTACATGTCGCAGCTCAGGAAAAAAATCGAGGAGAATCCGTCTGAACCCACCCATCTTCTCACGGAGACGGGGATGGGATACCGCCTGGTGCTCTAG
- a CDS encoding ATP-binding protein: MASVRGKLKVLIGAAPGVGKTYDMLREGQRLKESGVDVVVAFLETHGREATARQAQGLEVIARRTCTYRNMTLTEMDVFAILQRHPKVALVDELAHSNPPSSLFEKRWQDVQNILEAGIDVITTINVQHIESLNDVVRAITGSVQQETVPDIFLRSADQVEVVDLPPQMLRERLSEGLIYAPDRVDAALSNYFRVGNLTALRELTLLWLAGNVDEALKKYREEQGIHSQWETRERVVVALSGGDEGETLLRRGARVAARSGGGQLIAVHVTSPDGLRSGKVKSLAEQRSLVEKLGGSFHQVVGEDIVESLIEFAEAVNATQIVIGVSSRGSLRRSLGRPSVSKNILSRSGSIDVHLVPHGNIAKSFTFALPKVRSSLPPKRKIMGLVFCAVTLPLLTLLLLPGRNTESLPRDILAYQLLVVLAATIGGMVPAIVAALTSGLIIDYFFLNPMQTFNIYQRFGFTSLLLYVIIALTVSLVVDQAERRSHAAARSRAESELLSVISGSVLRSRDPLQALLDRLREAFGLRLVILSRKQEPDISSQMSQNDPQDKSVDDEPADVEDDWQTDPKVYELNHGDAQLMLYGRDLDAKDQRLFNTVLTQIDTVLQQEDLERKASEVEPLTEADKIRSALLTALSHDLRRPLASATAAVSGLIETHGNLDRKESDELLHLASAGLQELAKLITDLLDVSRLREDALPISLEATDTESIIVTSLDELNMGPREISLDMDRVPLVCADPPLLRRALSNLLLNAKRFNPPDKRIVISVSHFRDRVEIRIVDYGPGVSEDKKNTMFVPFQRLGDKDNTTGLGLGLALAKGFVESMDGVLSAEDTPGGGLTMVISLHDAPKDARAGQPLPHSSKAKSAKGSQPGIGFPLTDWRYFESHDGEHDHDDYESHESEEGLGSLAEMSGGAKDNENIDSGR; the protein is encoded by the coding sequence CAGGCAGGCTCAAGGGCTGGAAGTCATTGCCAGACGAACCTGCACCTATCGGAACATGACATTGACGGAAATGGATGTGTTCGCCATCCTTCAGCGTCACCCCAAGGTGGCGCTGGTGGACGAGCTGGCCCATTCGAATCCGCCATCGTCACTGTTCGAGAAACGGTGGCAGGATGTGCAGAACATCCTTGAGGCCGGCATCGATGTCATCACCACCATCAACGTGCAGCATATCGAATCTTTGAATGACGTGGTTCGTGCGATAACCGGAAGCGTTCAGCAAGAGACAGTTCCAGACATTTTTCTACGCTCGGCAGATCAGGTCGAGGTCGTCGATCTGCCTCCACAGATGCTGCGTGAACGACTTTCCGAAGGTCTGATCTATGCTCCAGACCGGGTGGATGCCGCGCTGTCGAATTATTTCAGAGTCGGAAACCTCACCGCGTTGCGAGAGCTCACCCTGCTGTGGTTGGCGGGCAACGTCGATGAAGCGTTGAAGAAGTACCGTGAAGAACAGGGCATCCATTCCCAATGGGAAACCAGGGAGCGTGTGGTCGTGGCGCTTTCTGGCGGCGATGAAGGCGAAACCTTGCTCAGACGCGGGGCGCGTGTGGCAGCCAGGTCTGGTGGAGGGCAACTGATTGCGGTTCATGTGACCAGCCCAGACGGTCTTCGTTCAGGCAAGGTCAAATCCTTGGCGGAGCAGCGTTCTCTCGTGGAAAAGCTGGGAGGTTCGTTCCATCAGGTGGTTGGTGAGGATATCGTCGAATCGCTGATCGAGTTCGCCGAAGCGGTGAATGCCACTCAGATCGTGATAGGCGTGTCCAGCAGAGGATCCCTTCGCAGATCGCTGGGCAGGCCCTCTGTCTCGAAGAACATTCTGAGTCGTTCAGGAAGCATTGACGTGCATCTTGTTCCTCATGGCAACATCGCCAAAAGCTTCACCTTTGCTCTGCCCAAGGTCAGGTCCTCGCTGCCGCCGAAGCGGAAAATCATGGGACTGGTGTTCTGCGCGGTTACCCTGCCGTTGCTCACCCTGCTCCTGCTGCCCGGACGGAACACCGAAAGTCTGCCGCGTGACATTCTTGCCTACCAGCTTCTGGTGGTGCTCGCCGCCACGATAGGAGGCATGGTGCCAGCCATTGTGGCTGCGCTCACCTCAGGGCTGATAATCGACTATTTCTTCCTCAACCCGATGCAGACTTTCAACATCTATCAACGCTTCGGCTTTACCTCGCTGCTGCTCTACGTGATAATCGCTCTGACGGTGAGCCTAGTGGTCGATCAGGCCGAACGCCGAAGCCATGCTGCGGCCAGATCACGGGCGGAATCCGAACTGCTGTCGGTAATCTCCGGGAGTGTGCTCAGAAGCCGCGATCCCCTGCAAGCACTCCTTGACCGTTTGCGCGAGGCTTTCGGCCTGAGACTCGTCATACTCTCACGCAAGCAGGAGCCTGACATTTCCAGCCAGATGTCACAGAACGATCCGCAGGACAAGTCTGTAGACGATGAGCCTGCCGATGTAGAGGATGACTGGCAGACGGATCCGAAGGTGTACGAACTCAATCATGGCGATGCACAGTTGATGCTGTATGGCCGCGATCTTGATGCCAAGGATCAGCGGCTGTTCAATACCGTGCTCACGCAGATTGACACCGTTCTGCAGCAGGAGGACCTTGAACGCAAGGCCAGCGAGGTGGAGCCGCTGACGGAGGCGGATAAGATTCGAAGCGCTCTGCTTACCGCTTTGAGCCACGATCTGCGCAGACCGTTGGCATCGGCAACCGCCGCCGTAAGCGGCCTGATCGAAACTCATGGAAATCTCGACCGGAAGGAAAGTGACGAATTGCTGCATCTCGCTTCGGCAGGCTTACAGGAGTTGGCGAAACTCATCACCGACCTGCTGGATGTCAGCCGACTGCGCGAGGATGCCCTGCCCATTTCGCTTGAGGCAACCGACACGGAATCCATCATCGTGACCTCGCTTGACGAGCTCAACATGGGTCCGCGTGAAATTTCGTTGGATATGGATCGTGTGCCATTGGTGTGCGCCGACCCGCCATTGCTGCGTCGAGCCTTGTCGAATCTGCTGCTGAATGCCAAACGGTTCAACCCTCCAGACAAGCGAATCGTGATCTCCGTCAGCCACTTCAGAGACAGAGTGGAAATCCGGATTGTAGATTATGGACCCGGTGTCTCCGAAGACAAGAAGAACACGATGTTCGTGCCCTTCCAACGGTTGGGAGACAAGGATAATACGACCGGCCTCGGCTTGGGATTGGCTCTGGCCAAGGGCTTTGTGGAGAGCATGGACGGCGTCTTAAGCGCCGAAGATACGCCAGGGGGAGGGCTGACCATGGTGATCTCCCTGCATGATGCTCCCAAAGATGCGCGCGCCGGGCAACCACTGCCGCATTCTTCCAAGGCGAAAAGCGCCAAGGGATCGCAACCTGGCATAGGATTTCCCTTGACGGACTGGAGATACTTCGAATCACATGATGGTGAACACGATCACGATGACTATGAGAGTCATGAAAGCGAAGAAGGTCTGGGCAGCCTAGCAGAAATGAGTGGAGGTGCCAAGGATAATGAGAATATTGATAGCGGACGATGA